One Mercenaria mercenaria strain notata chromosome 12, MADL_Memer_1, whole genome shotgun sequence DNA segment encodes these proteins:
- the LOC123535099 gene encoding uncharacterized protein LOC123535099, translated as MERHVYFVLLLVVTVHQVRGNHHHHHHHNYHDCHDHDCELVNAAIENIGMYFDRHLCHTFKKVQCADHILPVDEQVCASDGQTYDNHCRFAKARCRVVLHGTYVNHMLTNPLTIARYGPCVTSSFSSKTSTTQSTSGSPTMTAITSGSGSISKQTLVPTQPSATTSTLSAFTTSSTAMSAQSILGSVFCQYKGSVDCGQNLSVVCGSDGKFYPNMCELLKEQCVDPMLREDTDVTHCSLSP; from the exons ATGGAGAGACATGTTTATTTTGTTCTTCTGCTGGTGGTAACAG TACACCAAGTCAGAGGTaaccatcaccatcatcatcatcataattatcaTGACTGCCATGATCATGATTGCGAACTTGTGAATGCAGCTATAGAAAATATCGGCATGTACTTTGACAGACATCTGTGTCATACTTTCAAAAAGGTGCAGTGTGCGGATCATATTCTACCTGTTGATGAACAAGTCTGTGCATCAGACGGACAAACATACGATAATCA TTGTCGTTTCGCAAAAGCTCGATGTAGAGTGGTACTCCATGGCACTTACGTAAATCACATGCTTACAAACCCCCTTACAATCGCAAgatatggaccttgtgtcacGAGTTCCTTCAGTTCTAAGACTTCCACAACACAATCTACCTCCGGTTCGCCAACGATGACTGCAATTACATCCGGAAGCGGAAGTATAAGTAAACAGACTTTAGTCCCCACACAGCCATCTGCAACGACGTCTACATTATCAGCCTTCACTACTTCCTCAACAGCGATGTCTGCACAGAGTATTCTTGGCTCCGTCTTCTGCCAATATAAGGGATCCGTTGACTGTGGACAAAACCTAAGCGTTGTCTGCGGCTCAGATGGAAAGTTCTATCCCAATAT gTGCGAACTCCTGAAGGAGCAGTGCGTTGATCCCATGCTTAGAGAAGACACGGACGTTACGCACTGTAGTCTGTCTCCGTGA